From the genome of Phytohabitans rumicis, one region includes:
- a CDS encoding RHS repeat-associated core domain-containing protein, translating into MRTKSRLAAALTVVLTVTLAGFAGQPSAAVAADVSPTEPSVMPSVPGEPVPVKAPAPDPASKAAQVPVPDLAWPQADAATASTSAGGAVQVRVLDQAAASAAGVQGLLVSVAGMSRVAAGEKVKLSIDYSRLRNLYGGDWATRLRLVDVDRDVVLPATNDVAGGKLASTVEAGAVGSTLAVTAATGGSAGDFAATTLSPAGQWAVSTQSGAFSWSYNLRTPPAPGGLAPSLSLSYSSAAVDGRTASTNNQPSWLGEGWSLWPGYVERSYRGCADTEGKPKTGDLCWINENAVMALGGATNELVREGTSQRWRPKADDGTRVEQRFDKAANGDVRGEYWVVTTTDGFQYHYGSRVAAESTWTVPVFGDSPGEGCGGAFATSDCVRAWRWNLDYVVDPHGSTITYQYRAETNRYARNQTDASVATYTRGGWLERIDYGDRAGEPAAGQVVFAVADRCRPDMPCAQHTGAVWPDVPWDWECTGASCPDKYSPTFWSTKRLASITTKVRSGTAYLDVDQWSFDHIYPDPGDGTSAGLWLRGITHTGLVGGSQPLPPVTFAGSALANRVDSPTDGPPQLNKFRIETVHNGSGGDLNVVYAPPNCKAGALPSPATNTLRCFPARWVMSPEPEPRDDWFHVYAVGQITQVDRVAGGMTEVLNYEYLGGGAWRYDDNPLIAEKYRTWSLWRGYEKVQVRHGDPVQEPGRPVSLTQYQYFRGMHGDRAAATGGTKPPVDVTDSAGTALADLDPLAGSLREQITYDGVGGAVVSGAIHDPWVRGPTATQGSRQAFQVQTVRMANRTALAGGGFRRTQVDTAYDNEGNATQVNDLGDTATAADDRCTRTDYARNETAWLLNLPSRVATVGVACDATPSYPDDAISDVRTYYDGLAWDAAPSAGNATMVEEADSYAGSTAHYLTVSTATHDGYGRVLDSFDALQRKNATRYEPEKGPVTATSLTNSLGQTVTTTLNPAWGVPVTVVIASQARTDIAYDPLGRLAGVWRPGRSKVDLPDQPNVRYVYAVQNDAPSWVRTDTLVANGNYVSSFTMHDGFLRERQTQAPNPKGGRTVTDALTDSRGLTYLAKGPYHQDAAPGTSLVEPDINKVPSMTLTRFNGVERAVEQIYLTFNAEPNDGRRWRTSTAYGGDRVTVTPRTGAPPTTTISDARGQTTEVWQYRGATPSGDHDVTQYRYTKSGEITQVTDPAGNAWRYEYDIRGRRTVAVDPDSGRSEMTYDNASQLLTITDARGKTITNEHDDLGRLTTTRSGSTVLAKWIYDTLKPGLLTSSTRYQAGGEYTRAVTGYNEAGQPTGEQVSFPGTEIGIVGTASFTTTTTYKVDGSPNLVRLPALSTDVPAETLTHGYDTLGGLLSLKGNTATGSTTYLNRATYTALGEPELMEFGAPAAGPHVWQQWTYEDGTRRLSTALTEREQTGNLRVDLLSYAYDPTGNLLSLKDEMPGVAVDNQCFRYDHRRRVTDAWTQTGACAAAPSTAVIGGPAPYWQSYGHDVTGNRTGLTRHGLNGAADVLSTYSYPAAGQPRPHAVTGVQTAGSAAASYDYDAAGNTVSRPGPGGQQTLAWDTEGRLASITAGANTTSYRYDAAGGTLIRRDPGTVTVFLGGGELVYNTATKATTGTRYYSVGDRVIAVRTGGALQWLVADHHGTSQLTVDPTTLTATTRRFDPYGNPRGPASTWPGGDRGFVGGIRNDTTGLTRLGAREYDASIGRFVSVDPVIDLNDPQQMNGYSYANNNPVTMSDPTGLIPAECGVDYECYGYNPFTGCPYGCGTAANQAYGMRQSGSAPVCSVPDRDCRSPQAKAKAKSSGGKRKPTFDFEYLKKHGRPRPDTDPRVYDDQDTVNKIMNMCAWIGGDADCDPDFHMQVLDQVFVLAGYSGGTPEFIATEGIGRGGGKGSRGSRGSGTGKPFCRSFSSDTPVLMADGTSKPIGEIQPGDRVLATDPETGEQSAQTVAAVWAHPDDLVDLRLRKQDGSVTVTTTDDHFFWNDTDKQWQPVGEIDPGDRLRTADGSVATVVGLLESTWHRADAYNLTVTNLHTYYVLAGTTPVLVHNDDDIPNVVSTAIENIKNGNGEARLNPDKSLDIFEGRGVAPKVARKWTGSQIYNVPGSQDRYRILVNQYGDVGWVDVDDKKYQKIVLTGTKIVPGGPARATGGC; encoded by the coding sequence ATGCGTACCAAGTCGAGGCTTGCCGCCGCGCTCACGGTCGTCCTGACGGTCACGCTGGCCGGGTTCGCGGGCCAGCCCTCCGCCGCGGTGGCGGCGGACGTCAGTCCGACCGAGCCGTCGGTCATGCCGTCGGTGCCGGGCGAACCGGTGCCGGTGAAGGCCCCGGCGCCGGATCCGGCGTCGAAGGCGGCGCAGGTGCCGGTGCCCGATCTGGCGTGGCCGCAGGCCGACGCGGCGACCGCCAGCACCAGCGCCGGGGGCGCCGTGCAGGTGCGGGTCCTGGACCAGGCCGCGGCGAGCGCCGCGGGTGTCCAGGGACTACTGGTCAGCGTGGCTGGGATGAGCCGCGTGGCGGCCGGCGAGAAGGTGAAGCTGTCGATCGACTACTCGCGGCTGCGCAACCTGTACGGCGGTGACTGGGCGACCCGGCTCCGGTTGGTCGACGTCGACCGGGACGTGGTGCTGCCGGCCACCAACGATGTGGCAGGTGGCAAGTTGGCCTCCACTGTGGAGGCTGGCGCGGTGGGCTCGACGCTCGCCGTGACGGCGGCCACCGGCGGCTCCGCCGGGGACTTCGCGGCCACCACGCTGTCACCGGCCGGCCAGTGGGCGGTGAGCACGCAGAGCGGCGCGTTCTCGTGGTCGTACAACCTGCGGACCCCGCCGGCGCCGGGCGGCCTGGCGCCGTCGCTGAGCCTGTCGTACTCCTCCGCCGCCGTGGACGGGCGGACCGCGTCGACGAACAACCAGCCATCCTGGCTGGGGGAGGGCTGGAGCCTGTGGCCCGGCTACGTCGAGCGTTCCTATCGCGGCTGTGCGGACACCGAGGGCAAGCCGAAGACCGGCGACCTCTGCTGGATCAACGAGAACGCCGTGATGGCACTGGGCGGCGCGACCAACGAGCTGGTACGCGAGGGGACGAGCCAGCGGTGGCGGCCGAAGGCCGACGACGGCACGCGGGTGGAGCAGCGCTTCGACAAGGCCGCGAACGGAGACGTGCGCGGCGAGTACTGGGTCGTGACCACCACCGACGGGTTCCAGTACCACTACGGGAGCCGGGTGGCGGCGGAGTCGACGTGGACGGTGCCGGTGTTCGGCGACAGCCCGGGGGAGGGCTGCGGTGGGGCGTTCGCCACCTCGGACTGCGTGCGCGCCTGGCGGTGGAACCTCGACTACGTTGTGGACCCGCACGGAAGCACCATCACCTACCAGTACCGGGCCGAGACCAACCGGTACGCGCGGAACCAGACCGACGCCTCGGTGGCGACCTACACGCGCGGTGGCTGGCTGGAGCGGATCGACTACGGTGACCGGGCCGGTGAGCCGGCGGCCGGGCAGGTGGTGTTCGCGGTGGCGGACCGGTGCCGGCCGGACATGCCGTGCGCTCAGCACACCGGGGCGGTGTGGCCGGACGTGCCGTGGGACTGGGAGTGCACCGGCGCCAGCTGCCCGGACAAGTACTCGCCGACGTTCTGGTCGACCAAGCGGCTGGCATCGATCACCACCAAGGTCCGGTCCGGGACGGCGTATCTCGACGTCGACCAGTGGTCGTTCGACCACATCTACCCCGACCCCGGAGACGGCACCAGTGCGGGCCTGTGGCTGCGCGGGATCACCCACACCGGGCTGGTGGGTGGCAGCCAGCCGCTGCCGCCGGTCACGTTCGCCGGCAGCGCGCTGGCGAACCGGGTCGACTCGCCGACCGACGGGCCACCACAGCTGAACAAGTTCCGGATCGAAACGGTCCACAATGGATCTGGTGGCGACCTCAATGTGGTGTACGCGCCGCCGAACTGCAAGGCGGGGGCACTGCCCTCGCCCGCCACCAACACGCTGCGCTGCTTCCCTGCGCGGTGGGTGATGTCGCCGGAGCCGGAGCCGCGGGACGACTGGTTCCACGTGTACGCGGTCGGCCAGATCACCCAGGTCGACCGGGTGGCCGGCGGTATGACGGAGGTCCTGAACTACGAGTACCTCGGCGGTGGCGCCTGGCGGTACGACGACAACCCGTTGATCGCCGAGAAGTACCGCACCTGGTCGCTGTGGCGCGGGTACGAGAAGGTGCAGGTGCGGCACGGCGACCCGGTGCAGGAGCCGGGACGGCCGGTTTCGCTCACCCAGTACCAGTACTTCCGCGGCATGCACGGGGACCGGGCCGCGGCCACCGGCGGGACCAAGCCGCCGGTCGACGTCACCGACTCCGCGGGCACCGCCCTGGCCGACCTGGACCCACTGGCAGGGAGCCTGCGGGAGCAGATCACCTACGACGGAGTCGGCGGTGCGGTGGTCTCCGGCGCCATCCACGACCCGTGGGTGCGTGGCCCGACGGCGACCCAGGGGAGCCGGCAGGCGTTCCAGGTGCAGACGGTCCGTATGGCCAACCGCACCGCGCTGGCCGGCGGTGGGTTCCGCCGGACCCAGGTGGACACGGCGTACGACAACGAGGGCAACGCGACCCAGGTCAACGACCTCGGTGACACGGCCACCGCCGCCGACGACCGCTGCACCCGCACCGACTACGCCCGCAACGAGACCGCCTGGCTGCTGAACCTGCCCAGCCGGGTGGCCACGGTCGGGGTGGCCTGCGACGCGACCCCGAGCTACCCGGATGACGCGATCTCCGATGTGCGCACCTACTACGACGGGCTGGCGTGGGACGCCGCCCCGAGCGCCGGCAACGCGACCATGGTGGAGGAGGCGGACTCGTACGCCGGCAGCACGGCCCACTATCTCACCGTCTCCACCGCGACCCACGACGGCTACGGCCGGGTGCTGGACTCGTTCGACGCGCTGCAGCGAAAGAACGCCACCCGGTACGAGCCGGAGAAGGGCCCGGTCACGGCCACCAGCCTGACGAACTCGCTGGGGCAGACCGTCACGACCACACTGAATCCGGCCTGGGGCGTGCCGGTGACGGTGGTGATCGCGAGCCAGGCCCGCACCGACATCGCGTACGACCCGCTGGGGCGGCTGGCCGGCGTGTGGCGCCCCGGCCGGTCCAAAGTGGACCTCCCGGACCAGCCGAACGTGCGGTACGTGTACGCGGTACAGAACGACGCGCCGAGCTGGGTGCGGACGGACACGCTCGTGGCCAACGGCAACTACGTCAGCAGCTTCACCATGCACGACGGGTTCCTACGGGAACGGCAGACCCAGGCGCCGAACCCGAAGGGCGGCCGGACCGTCACCGACGCGCTCACCGACTCACGCGGGCTGACGTACCTGGCCAAGGGCCCCTACCACCAGGACGCCGCGCCGGGCACGTCGCTGGTCGAGCCCGACATCAACAAGGTGCCGAGCATGACCCTGACCCGATTCAACGGCGTCGAACGGGCCGTCGAACAGATCTACCTCACGTTCAACGCGGAGCCCAACGACGGTCGGCGATGGCGCACCTCGACCGCGTACGGCGGCGACCGCGTCACCGTGACCCCACGGACCGGCGCGCCCCCCACGACGACGATCAGCGACGCGCGGGGGCAGACCACCGAGGTCTGGCAGTACCGCGGCGCCACCCCGTCCGGCGACCACGACGTCACCCAGTACCGCTACACCAAGTCCGGCGAGATCACCCAGGTGACCGACCCGGCCGGCAACGCCTGGCGCTACGAGTACGACATTCGCGGCCGGCGGACGGTGGCGGTGGACCCGGACTCCGGCCGGTCCGAGATGACCTACGACAACGCCAGCCAGCTGCTGACCATCACGGACGCGCGCGGCAAGACGATCACCAACGAGCACGACGACCTGGGCCGCTTGACCACCACGCGGTCGGGGTCGACCGTGCTGGCGAAGTGGATCTACGACACGCTGAAGCCGGGACTGCTGACCTCCTCGACCCGGTACCAGGCGGGCGGCGAGTACACCCGGGCGGTGACCGGGTACAACGAGGCCGGCCAGCCCACCGGAGAGCAGGTGAGCTTCCCGGGCACCGAGATCGGCATCGTCGGCACGGCCTCGTTCACCACCACCACGACGTACAAAGTGGACGGCAGCCCGAACCTCGTGCGGCTCCCCGCGCTCAGCACCGACGTGCCGGCCGAGACGCTGACCCACGGCTACGACACGCTGGGCGGCCTGCTCAGCCTGAAGGGCAACACGGCGACCGGCAGCACGACCTACCTCAACCGGGCCACCTACACCGCCCTGGGTGAGCCGGAGCTGATGGAGTTCGGTGCCCCGGCCGCCGGACCACACGTCTGGCAACAGTGGACGTACGAGGACGGCACCCGCCGGCTGTCCACCGCGCTCACCGAGCGGGAACAGACCGGCAACCTCCGGGTGGACCTGCTGTCCTACGCCTACGACCCGACCGGAAACCTGCTCTCCCTCAAGGACGAGATGCCGGGCGTGGCAGTGGACAACCAGTGCTTCCGGTACGACCACCGGCGCCGGGTGACCGACGCCTGGACACAGACCGGGGCGTGCGCGGCCGCCCCGAGCACGGCGGTGATCGGCGGGCCGGCACCGTACTGGCAGAGCTACGGCCACGACGTGACCGGCAATCGCACCGGCCTGACCCGGCACGGGCTGAACGGAGCCGCGGACGTCCTCAGCACCTACAGCTACCCGGCGGCGGGGCAGCCCCGCCCGCACGCGGTGACCGGCGTACAGACCGCCGGCTCCGCGGCCGCCAGCTACGACTACGACGCCGCCGGCAACACGGTCAGCCGGCCCGGCCCGGGCGGGCAGCAGACCCTCGCCTGGGACACCGAGGGCAGGCTGGCGTCCATCACCGCCGGCGCCAACACCACCAGCTACCGGTACGACGCCGCCGGCGGCACCCTGATCCGGCGCGACCCCGGCACCGTCACCGTGTTCCTCGGCGGCGGCGAGCTGGTCTACAACACCGCGACCAAGGCCACCACGGGCACCCGCTACTACAGCGTCGGAGACCGGGTCATCGCGGTACGCACCGGCGGCGCGCTCCAGTGGCTGGTCGCCGACCACCACGGGACTAGCCAGCTCACCGTCGACCCCACGACCCTCACGGCCACCACCCGGCGGTTCGACCCGTACGGCAACCCGCGCGGCCCGGCATCGACCTGGCCGGGTGGAGACCGCGGGTTCGTCGGCGGTATCCGCAACGACACCACCGGGCTGACCCGGCTCGGTGCCCGCGAGTACGACGCGTCCATCGGCAGGTTCGTCTCGGTCGACCCGGTCATCGACCTCAACGACCCGCAGCAGATGAACGGCTACTCGTACGCGAACAACAACCCGGTCACGATGAGCGACCCGACCGGCCTCATCCCCGCCGAGTGCGGCGTCGACTACGAGTGCTACGGCTACAACCCGTTCACCGGCTGCCCGTACGGGTGCGGGACCGCGGCCAACCAGGCGTATGGGATGCGGCAGAGCGGCTCGGCTCCGGTCTGTTCGGTGCCCGACCGTGACTGCCGCTCACCGCAGGCGAAGGCGAAGGCAAAGAGCAGCGGGGGCAAGCGCAAGCCGACCTTCGACTTCGAATACCTGAAGAAGCACGGCCGTCCACGTCCGGACACCGATCCGCGGGTGTACGACGACCAGGACACCGTCAACAAGATCATGAATATGTGCGCGTGGATCGGCGGCGACGCCGACTGCGATCCCGACTTCCACATGCAGGTGCTCGACCAGGTCTTCGTCCTCGCCGGATATTCAGGTGGCACCCCCGAGTTCATCGCCACCGAGGGCATCGGACGCGGTGGTGGAAAGGGCTCGCGCGGCTCGCGCGGCTCCGGTACCGGCAAGCCGTTCTGCAGGAGCTTCTCCTCGGACACCCCGGTGCTGATGGCCGATGGCACCAGCAAGCCGATCGGCGAGATCCAACCGGGCGATCGGGTGCTCGCCACCGATCCGGAGACCGGCGAGCAGTCCGCGCAAACCGTCGCGGCGGTGTGGGCGCACCCGGACGACCTGGTCGACCTGCGCCTGCGCAAGCAGGACGGATCGGTCACCGTCACCACCACCGACGACCACTTCTTCTGGAACGACACCGACAAGCAGTGGCAGCCGGTCGGTGAGATCGACCCCGGCGACCGCCTGCGCACCGCCGACGGCAGCGTGGCCACCGTGGTCGGCCTGCTGGAGTCGACGTGGCACCGGGCCGACGCCTACAACCTGACCGTCACCAACCTGCACACCTACTACGTGCTGGCCGGCACCACCCCGGTGCTCGTCCACAACGACGACGACATTCCGAACGTCGTCTCCACCGCGATCGAAAACATCAAGAACGGCAACGGCGAAGCTCGGCTGAATCCCGACAAGAGTCTCGACATATTCGAAGGTCGTGGCGTAGCGCCGAAGGTGGCACGGAAATGGACGGGCTCGCAGATCTACAACGTCCCTGGATCACAGGACCGCTACCGGATCCTGGTGAACCAGTACGGCGACGTAGGGTGGGTGGACGTGGACGACAAGAAGTACCAGAAAATCGTGTTGACGGGCACCAAGATAGTTCCGGGCGGGCCGGCCCGCGCCACCGGCGGCTGCTAG
- a CDS encoding AfsR/SARP family transcriptional regulator has product MEFRLLGPVEIHRTTGETIRLRRRQERLALAVMLLSPGRVVSTERLVDLLWERPPASATRSALPSLMSRIRSVLGSTGNGDEPVRLVARGGGYLLRVQPDSVDLHRFSRLLDQARAIKEPTVRSARLAAALELWRGRHWLTQ; this is encoded by the coding sequence GTGGAGTTCCGGCTGCTGGGCCCGGTCGAGATTCACCGCACCACGGGCGAGACGATTCGTCTGCGCCGCCGGCAGGAACGGCTGGCGTTGGCCGTGATGCTGCTGAGCCCCGGACGGGTGGTCAGCACCGAGCGGCTCGTCGACCTGCTGTGGGAACGGCCGCCGGCGTCCGCTACCCGGTCCGCGCTGCCGTCACTGATGTCCCGGATCCGGAGTGTGCTGGGGTCGACGGGCAACGGCGACGAACCAGTACGGCTTGTGGCCCGGGGCGGGGGCTACCTGCTGCGGGTCCAGCCGGATTCGGTGGACCTGCACCGGTTCAGCCGGCTGCTCGACCAGGCGCGAGCGATCAAGGAACCGACAGTGCGGTCGGCGCGCCTGGCCGCGGCGCTGGAGCTGTGGCGGGGCCGGCACTGGCTGACGCAGTGA
- a CDS encoding helix-turn-helix transcriptional regulator, whose product MPKTSARLLALLSLMQARRDWPGALLAERLDVSQRTVRRDVDRLRELGYPIVTTKGPDGGYRLGSGTQLPPLLFDDEQAVALAVALQIATTAGAGIEEAAARALNTVRQVMPARLRHRIDTLQVTAVERSAAPQVDSGVLMAISGAVRAREVLRFDYATTTAPRRAEPHHLVTWGGRWYLVAWDLDRDDWRTFRADRITPRTPTGPRFTPRELPGGNVATFVASRFDGSDGSGGWPCHGEVILDLPAAEVSPFIRDGVVEALGPERCRLVLGSWSWPALATTIGRFDTDIEVVGPTELKDAFAHLAHRYHRAAARSGPTPARRARTSGGRVRAWR is encoded by the coding sequence ATGCCGAAGACCTCAGCACGACTGCTGGCGCTGCTATCGCTGATGCAGGCGCGCCGGGACTGGCCCGGGGCGCTGTTGGCCGAGCGACTGGATGTCAGCCAGCGCACGGTACGCCGCGACGTCGACCGTCTACGCGAGCTCGGCTACCCCATCGTGACCACCAAAGGCCCGGACGGGGGATACCGGCTCGGCTCCGGCACGCAACTGCCGCCGCTGCTGTTCGACGACGAGCAGGCCGTCGCCCTGGCCGTGGCACTCCAGATCGCCACCACCGCCGGCGCCGGCATCGAGGAGGCCGCGGCACGGGCGCTGAACACCGTCCGCCAGGTCATGCCCGCCCGGCTGCGCCACCGCATCGACACCCTCCAGGTCACCGCCGTCGAACGGTCCGCGGCGCCGCAGGTCGACAGTGGCGTGTTGATGGCGATCAGTGGCGCCGTCCGCGCCCGCGAGGTGCTGCGCTTCGACTACGCCACCACAACTGCGCCGCGCCGCGCCGAGCCCCACCACCTCGTCACCTGGGGCGGTCGCTGGTACCTCGTCGCCTGGGACCTCGACCGCGACGACTGGCGCACGTTCCGCGCCGACCGCATCACCCCGCGCACCCCCACCGGGCCCCGCTTCACCCCGCGTGAACTGCCCGGAGGGAACGTGGCCACCTTCGTCGCCAGTAGGTTCGACGGCTCCGACGGCTCGGGCGGCTGGCCCTGTCACGGCGAAGTCATCCTCGACCTGCCCGCCGCCGAGGTGTCACCGTTCATCCGTGACGGGGTGGTCGAGGCGCTCGGCCCAGAGCGCTGCCGACTCGTCTTGGGCTCGTGGTCATGGCCCGCCCTGGCCACCACCATCGGCAGGTTCGACACCGACATCGAAGTCGTCGGGCCGACCGAGCTCAAAGACGCCTTCGCGCACCTGGCCCACCGCTACCACCGAGCGGCAGCGCGGTCAGGTCCAACCCCGGCGAGGAGGGCGCGAACGTCGGGTGGGCGAGTGAGAGCTTGGCGTTGA
- a CDS encoding ATP-binding protein, with translation MRDRLCGGLEELRFAAISDRIDAELDAGRHANQVAELARLTEELPLRERLHGQLMIALYRCGRRADALETYRRARRVLVAELGLEPGRQLREIHASIIADTAGPAGDTDRDMPAATAPEQLPLDLAGFVGRAAYLHQLDAQLTARSPATATTTCVITGTAGVGKTALAVHWAHRVADQFPDGQLYLNLHGFDHKSPPAPAGEAVRGLLEALGVPAARIPTTVETQAGLYRSLLSGRRVLIVLDNARDAEQVRPLLPGTPGCLVVVTSRNQLTGLVALDGAHPMTLGLLAWDEAQELLACRLGADRTTAEPDAVHQIITRTAQLPLALAIVAARAATNGGQPLAALARELGETGLDSFDGGDRMADLRAVFSWSYQALGAAEARLFRLLGLHPGPDVAIAAAASLAGTPVPQVRAMLATLARAHLIVEHTTGRYTFHDLLRAYAAELAHRHDPGSERRAALHRTLEHYLHTAYGAHQLLSPHHGPIPLAAAGSQTFPEHLVDARQAMAWYAANHRVLLNAVRLAADAGMDAIAWQLPWTLLEFFDRQGHWHDQVDIFRVALDAACRLADPAGQAHAHRGLGRAYGRLRRHADAYDHLLRAMDLYRDLGDQASQARTHANLAGILEKQGRSAEAIDHDQQALSLYRALGDLSGQARTLNNIGWYHALQGDHLAAIAHCQQALELLLQTGDRRGQANTWHSLGYAHHHLRHYRDAASSYQHALDRYREVGDRYHEADTLTHLGDTQYAANNLDAAHHTWSQARDILDALGHPDAAKVNAKLSLAHPTFAPSSPGLDLTALPLGGSGGPGARRRL, from the coding sequence GTGCGGGATCGGTTGTGCGGCGGCCTGGAGGAGCTGCGGTTCGCAGCGATCTCGGACCGGATCGACGCGGAGCTCGACGCCGGCCGCCACGCGAACCAGGTCGCCGAGCTGGCTAGGTTGACCGAGGAGCTTCCGCTGCGGGAGCGGCTGCACGGCCAGCTGATGATCGCCCTGTACCGGTGCGGCCGTCGCGCCGACGCGCTCGAGACCTACCGGCGGGCCCGTCGGGTGCTCGTCGCCGAGCTGGGCCTGGAACCCGGACGCCAGCTACGTGAGATCCATGCGTCCATCATCGCCGACACGGCAGGCCCGGCAGGGGACACCGACCGGGACATGCCGGCCGCAACGGCGCCGGAGCAGCTCCCGCTGGATCTCGCGGGTTTCGTGGGGCGGGCCGCGTACCTGCACCAGCTCGACGCGCAGCTGACCGCACGGTCTCCCGCCACCGCCACGACAACCTGTGTGATCACCGGCACCGCTGGCGTTGGCAAGACCGCACTCGCCGTGCATTGGGCGCACCGCGTGGCCGACCAGTTTCCGGACGGGCAGCTCTACCTGAACCTGCATGGCTTCGACCACAAAAGCCCGCCCGCGCCCGCGGGCGAGGCTGTGCGTGGATTGCTGGAGGCGCTGGGGGTTCCGGCGGCTCGGATTCCGACCACTGTGGAGACTCAGGCCGGCCTGTACCGCAGCCTGCTGTCCGGGCGTCGGGTACTGATCGTGCTGGACAACGCCCGTGACGCCGAGCAGGTCCGCCCGTTGTTGCCGGGTACGCCCGGGTGTCTGGTCGTGGTGACCAGTCGAAACCAGCTGACCGGCCTGGTCGCCCTGGATGGCGCACACCCGATGACGCTGGGCCTACTCGCGTGGGACGAGGCCCAGGAGCTGCTCGCCTGCCGCCTCGGCGCCGACCGGACTACGGCTGAACCGGACGCGGTACACCAGATCATCACGCGGACCGCGCAGCTGCCTCTCGCGCTGGCCATCGTGGCCGCGCGTGCCGCGACCAACGGCGGCCAGCCGCTTGCCGCCCTCGCCCGGGAGCTCGGCGAGACCGGCCTGGACTCGTTCGACGGCGGGGACAGGATGGCGGATCTGCGGGCGGTGTTCTCGTGGTCGTACCAGGCACTTGGCGCGGCGGAGGCCCGGCTGTTCCGGCTGCTCGGGCTGCACCCTGGGCCGGACGTGGCGATAGCGGCTGCGGCCAGCCTGGCTGGTACGCCGGTACCGCAGGTGCGGGCGATGCTCGCCACGCTGGCTCGCGCCCACTTGATCGTTGAGCACACCACGGGCCGGTACACGTTCCATGACCTCCTGCGCGCCTACGCCGCCGAATTGGCGCACCGGCACGACCCCGGCAGCGAACGGCGCGCCGCCCTGCACCGGACACTCGAGCACTACCTGCACACCGCGTACGGCGCCCACCAGCTGCTGAGCCCGCACCACGGCCCGATCCCGCTCGCGGCGGCCGGGTCGCAGACCTTCCCGGAGCACCTGGTCGACGCCCGGCAGGCGATGGCCTGGTATGCCGCGAACCACCGCGTGCTGCTCAACGCCGTACGGCTGGCCGCCGACGCCGGCATGGACGCGATCGCCTGGCAGCTGCCGTGGACGCTGCTGGAGTTCTTCGACCGGCAGGGGCACTGGCATGACCAGGTCGATATCTTCCGCGTCGCTCTTGACGCCGCGTGCCGGCTCGCTGATCCGGCGGGCCAGGCGCACGCCCACCGCGGGCTCGGCCGGGCCTACGGCAGGCTGCGCCGGCACGCCGACGCGTACGACCATCTCCTGCGGGCCATGGACCTGTACCGGGACCTCGGTGACCAAGCCAGCCAGGCGCGCACCCACGCCAACCTCGCCGGGATACTCGAAAAACAGGGCCGAAGCGCCGAAGCCATCGACCACGACCAACAAGCCCTCAGCCTCTACCGCGCCCTGGGCGACCTGTCCGGCCAAGCCCGCACCCTCAACAACATCGGCTGGTACCACGCCCTGCAAGGCGACCACCTGGCAGCGATCGCCCACTGCCAACAAGCGCTCGAGCTACTCCTGCAGACCGGCGACCGCCGCGGCCAAGCCAACACCTGGCACAGCCTCGGCTACGCCCACCATCACCTGCGCCACTACCGCGACGCCGCCTCCTCCTACCAACACGCCCTCGACCGGTACCGGGAGGTCGGCGACCGCTACCACGAGGCCGACACCCTGACCCACCTCGGCGACACCCAGTACGCGGCCAACAACCTCGACGCCGCCCACCACACCTGGAGCCAGGCACGCGACATCCTCGACGCCCTCGGGCACCCCGACGCCGCCAAAGTCAACGCCAAGCTCTCACTCGCCCACCCGACGTTCGCGCCCTCCTCGCCGGGGTTGGACCTGACCGCGCTGCCGCTCGGTGGTAGCGGTGGGCCAGGTGCGCGAAGGCGTCTTTGA
- a CDS encoding VOC family protein — protein MSVTTTTHLNFRGDARAALEFYQAVFGGHLAVVTYKDAGNVQEQSDADQVMWGQVLAESGFHVMAYDVPSRMGYDQGENSFFVSLRGETVEEVTGYWEKLTDGATIVIPMGPAGWAPAYGMLRDRFGVVWAVDVVSSRETSR, from the coding sequence TTGTCCGTCACGACCACAACCCACCTGAACTTCCGCGGCGACGCGCGCGCGGCGTTGGAGTTCTATCAGGCAGTGTTCGGCGGCCACCTCGCCGTCGTCACGTACAAGGACGCCGGGAACGTCCAGGAACAGTCCGATGCCGACCAGGTGATGTGGGGCCAGGTGCTCGCCGAGAGCGGCTTCCACGTCATGGCCTACGACGTGCCCTCGCGGATGGGCTACGACCAGGGCGAGAACTCGTTCTTCGTCTCCTTGCGCGGCGAGACCGTCGAAGAGGTCACCGGCTACTGGGAGAAGCTCACCGACGGGGCGACCATTGTGATCCCGATGGGCCCGGCGGGCTGGGCCCCCGCCTACGGGATGCTGCGGGACCGTTTCGGCGTCGTCTGGGCCGTCGACGTCGTCAGCTCGCGGGAGACATCGCGGTAG